From the Streptomyces syringium genome, one window contains:
- the yczE gene encoding membrane protein YczE, protein MRQDITDRSERELRCGRGDRVAIPPGPRTSPPPPPLTYVSLGERPLRRLPQLFIGLALYGFSLSLMVRASLGANPWSVLYEGLARHTTLSFGTISAVLGVLVLLLWIPLKQRPTFGTVANIVVLACSSDLGLLLVPPHLGLPARIALLAGGVLLNGLSVAVYVGARLGPGPRDGLMTGTSAATGRSLRLVRTLMEITVLAVGGLLGGGVGAGTALYALAVGPITQYFMPWFAYRGRRRDGTT, encoded by the coding sequence ATGCGGCAGGACATCACGGACCGCTCCGAGCGCGAACTCCGCTGCGGCCGGGGGGATCGCGTCGCGATACCGCCCGGTCCCCGAACGAGCCCGCCTCCGCCGCCGCTCACCTACGTCTCCCTCGGTGAGCGTCCGCTGCGGCGCCTGCCCCAACTGTTCATCGGCCTCGCCCTGTACGGATTCAGCCTCTCGCTCATGGTCCGGGCCTCGCTGGGTGCCAACCCCTGGAGCGTCCTGTACGAGGGGCTGGCGAGGCACACCACCCTGAGTTTCGGCACGATCAGCGCCGTCCTGGGTGTTCTCGTGCTGCTGTTGTGGATCCCTCTGAAGCAGCGGCCGACGTTCGGCACCGTCGCCAACATCGTCGTCCTGGCGTGCTCCTCCGACCTCGGTCTTCTGCTCGTCCCCCCACACCTCGGGCTTCCCGCCCGGATCGCTCTGCTCGCCGGCGGCGTCCTCCTCAACGGACTGTCCGTCGCGGTCTACGTCGGCGCACGTCTCGGCCCCGGGCCCCGGGACGGGCTGATGACGGGCACATCCGCCGCGACCGGGCGTTCCCTCCGACTGGTCCGCACGTTGATGGAGATCACCGTGCTCGCCGTGGGCGGGCTGCTCGGTGGGGGCGTGGGAGCCGGCACCGCGCTGTACGCACTCGCGGTCGGCCCCATCACCCAGTACTTCATGCCCTGGTTCGCCTACCGGGGCCGTCGCCGCGACGGCACCACCTAG
- a CDS encoding MarR family winged helix-turn-helix transcriptional regulator — protein MPHTDEAGKAPRRPTREEIAVVGLVPLLEPFFRGPVVRALMPAQLRDAMETHGLTPRHGAVLPQLLAGEPLSVSEIARRLHVSLPTASELVGGLSRAGIVERTEDPANRRRILVSLAEDFRAPLEDFVARRGEPLLRALDGLSPSERAGFLAGLSAWVHEVQS, from the coding sequence ATGCCGCACACCGACGAGGCCGGGAAGGCCCCCCGGAGGCCGACCCGCGAGGAGATCGCGGTCGTCGGCCTCGTACCACTGCTGGAACCGTTCTTCCGCGGTCCGGTAGTACGGGCGCTCATGCCGGCGCAGCTGCGCGACGCGATGGAGACGCACGGGCTGACGCCACGTCACGGCGCCGTACTGCCGCAGCTGCTGGCCGGGGAGCCGCTGTCCGTCAGTGAGATCGCCCGTCGGCTCCACGTGTCGCTGCCCACCGCCAGCGAACTGGTCGGCGGCCTGAGCCGGGCGGGCATCGTGGAACGCACCGAGGATCCGGCGAACCGCCGCCGCATCCTGGTATCGCTCGCCGAGGACTTCCGCGCGCCGCTCGAAGACTTCGTCGCCCGCCGCGGCGAGCCGTTGCTGCGCGCCTTGGACGGCTTGTCACCGAGCGAACGCGCGGGCTTCCTGGCGGGCCTTTCCGCCTGGGTCCACGAGGTGCAGAGCTAG